From the genome of Anaerolineae bacterium, one region includes:
- the ruvB gene encoding Holliday junction branch migration DNA helicase RuvB: MEPTERLTSAKPRPDDRRNAALRPHFLNEVIGQRLVIENLSILIDAAKQRKEALDHTLLYGPPGLGKTTLAHVIANELGVNIRITAGPAIERAGDLAAILTHLKQNDVLFIDEIHRLGRAVEEVLYPAMEDFALDIVIGKGPAAKNVRLRLPRFTVIGATTRLALLTAPLRARFGAVYRLDFYTLEDMVVIVNRAAAMLNTPIDEAGALAIAQRARGTPRVGLRLLRRVRDFAEVRAQGRITAEIADAALSLLNIDPLGLDDIDRRVLRTIIEKFDGGPVGLETIAAAISEEPDTIMDVYEPYLLQLGFLERTPRGRVATRAAYEHLGLMFPDHPEQPTLF, from the coding sequence ATGGAACCGACAGAGCGTTTGACCAGCGCCAAGCCCCGTCCCGATGACCGCCGCAATGCAGCGCTACGCCCTCATTTTCTGAACGAAGTCATTGGGCAGCGTCTGGTCATCGAGAATTTATCTATTTTGATCGATGCTGCCAAACAGCGCAAAGAGGCACTGGATCATACGTTGCTGTACGGCCCGCCGGGACTGGGAAAGACAACCCTGGCTCATGTCATCGCTAATGAACTGGGCGTCAATATCCGCATTACCGCCGGCCCGGCCATTGAGCGAGCCGGAGACCTGGCCGCCATTCTCACCCACCTTAAACAGAACGATGTCCTCTTTATCGATGAGATTCACCGTCTGGGGCGCGCTGTTGAGGAAGTTCTCTATCCGGCGATGGAAGACTTTGCCCTGGACATTGTGATCGGCAAAGGGCCTGCCGCCAAGAATGTGCGGCTCAGATTGCCCCGGTTCACCGTCATCGGGGCAACCACGCGCCTGGCCCTGCTGACTGCCCCCCTGCGTGCCCGCTTTGGGGCCGTCTACCGGTTGGATTTCTACACGCTTGAGGATATGGTGGTTATCGTCAATCGGGCGGCAGCCATGCTCAATACACCCATTGATGAAGCAGGCGCCCTGGCGATCGCGCAGCGCGCTCGCGGCACGCCACGGGTTGGCCTGCGTCTGCTCCGGCGTGTCCGCGATTTCGCGGAGGTCCGCGCACAGGGTCGAATCACCGCTGAGATCGCCGATGCTGCGCTCTCCCTGCTCAATATCGATCCGCTTGGGCTGGATGACATCGATCGACGGGTGTTGCGGACCATCATCGAGAAATTTGACGGCGGTCCGGTTGGTCTGGAAACCATCGCGGCAGCCATCAGCGAGGAGCCGGACACGATCATGGATGTCTACGAACCCTATCTCCTTCAGCTTGGCTTTCTAGAGCGTACGCCACGCGGGCGGGTTGCTACGCGGGCTGCCTACGAACATCTTGGACTGATGTTTCCAGATCACCCTGAGCAACCAACCCTGTTCTAA
- the yqeC gene encoding putative selenium-dependent hydroxylase accessory protein YqeC, translating to MRLKFALRVQQGDVIAFVGAGGKTSALFRLAYELVAEGWRVLATTTTRVAVDELALAPSALSLDRVEGNLATLTAALNKTRFVFLYSHVRDGKVKGIPPEYVHILLDRVSSDVVLVEADGARRLPFKAPYAHEPVVPFETTRIVLSASMDVLGQPLDHTHVYNPEAMIRRFGYPVGAPVIWPWVASVLRDEQLGLLNLPVTIPVTVLLNKTPMAGTVRRQAQLAASLLLRSSRIDGVIVGDMQNQDDPVYEVRRPVAAIVLAAGKSSRMGQTKALLPWGRETVLEAIIRQLYAARLEHIVVVTGHDADRITAIAERYGVQVVHNPDYECGEMLSSLQTGLRVLGGRYDGALVVLGDQPQLQSYVVARVLEAYAHGGKGIVIPSFDLRRGHPVLFGRRHWQGLLELPAGSAPRDLVNANVDDIAYVNVATDSILQDIDTPEDYERALRRAGLR from the coding sequence ATGCGACTTAAGTTCGCATTACGGGTACAGCAGGGCGATGTCATCGCCTTTGTCGGGGCTGGCGGCAAAACCTCAGCCCTTTTTCGTCTGGCGTATGAGCTGGTGGCAGAGGGCTGGCGAGTGCTGGCTACGACGACGACCCGCGTTGCAGTTGATGAACTGGCACTGGCGCCGAGCGCTCTGTCGCTGGATCGCGTTGAGGGCAACCTGGCCACGTTGACGGCTGCGCTTAACAAGACGCGCTTTGTCTTTCTTTATAGCCATGTTCGTGATGGCAAAGTCAAGGGCATTCCTCCTGAGTATGTGCATATCCTGCTGGATCGGGTTAGTAGTGATGTTGTCCTGGTCGAAGCCGATGGCGCGCGCCGCTTACCGTTCAAGGCTCCCTATGCCCATGAGCCGGTTGTGCCTTTTGAGACCACACGGATTGTGTTGAGCGCTAGTATGGATGTTCTCGGTCAGCCGCTGGACCACACGCATGTCTATAACCCGGAGGCGATGATCCGGCGCTTTGGCTATCCGGTTGGTGCGCCGGTGATCTGGCCATGGGTGGCTTCTGTTCTGCGTGATGAGCAACTGGGTTTGCTGAACCTGCCGGTCACCATACCGGTGACGGTATTGCTCAACAAAACGCCCATGGCTGGCACGGTGCGGCGGCAGGCCCAGCTTGCAGCTAGCCTCCTGCTGCGCTCCTCACGGATTGATGGTGTTATTGTGGGGGACATGCAAAACCAAGATGATCCGGTCTATGAGGTGCGTCGTCCGGTAGCGGCGATAGTGCTGGCAGCCGGGAAGTCCAGCCGGATGGGGCAGACCAAAGCGTTGCTGCCGTGGGGACGTGAGACGGTTCTGGAAGCGATCATCCGGCAGCTCTATGCGGCCCGGCTGGAGCACATTGTGGTAGTTACCGGGCATGACGCCGACCGTATTACAGCAATCGCAGAACGGTACGGGGTCCAGGTGGTTCACAACCCCGACTATGAGTGCGGTGAGATGCTCTCGTCGTTGCAGACAGGGCTGCGTGTTCTGGGCGGGCGGTATGACGGAGCGCTGGTTGTCCTGGGCGATCAACCGCAGTTGCAAAGCTATGTGGTAGCGCGGGTGCTGGAAGCGTATGCCCACGGCGGCAAAGGGATTGTCATTCCAAGTTTTGATCTGCGGCGGGGGCATCCGGTGCTGTTCGGACGGCGGCACTGGCAGGGCCTGCTGGAGTTGCCAGCCGGTAGTGCGCCGCGCGACTTGGTGAACGCTAATGTGGATGACATCGCTTATGTGAATGTTGCCACAGACAGCATTCTGCAGGACATTGACACGCCCGAGGATTACGAGCGGGCCCTGCGGCGGGCGGGTCTACGTTGA
- a CDS encoding molybdopterin-dependent oxidoreductase encodes MTEGEKLAVVGQSVVRTDALGKVTGDALYPGDINMPGQLYMKIRFSDRAHARITRLDTSAAEQYPGVVAVLTAKDVPVNEYGLIMPDQPVLCGPGGTRPDADIVRCYMDNIALVIAETEEAAATARDLIEITYEDLPVVTDPFAAMRDDAPRLHANTPNNILTHYRIRKGDMQAGWAAAEVIVEGTYRTSWQEHAYLQPEAGLGYIDEQGRVTVVVAGQWTHEDREQIAHALGLPEESVRVVYPAIGGAFGGREDMSVQIVLALAAYKLRRPVKIIWSREESILGHHKRHPVTIKTRWGATREGKIVAVEAEVVGDAGAYAYTSTKVLGNTNLMVTGPYEIPNAHIDTYAVYTNNIPTGAFRGFGGPQGAFAAEMQMNKLAEALGMDPVTLRQKNVLREGSLLTVGTPVPKGVSIEAVLTACAERSFWRQDGDRWQHQPVEQPADPARRRGRGIACAFKNVGFSFGAPEACWAIIELRGDTEIEEVILYHAAAEVGQGVHTVMQQMAAEAVGVSLEKVRLVASDTSSTRNSGSVSASRMTFMSGNAIRGAAEEALKQWQAEERPAVGTYVYRPPRTTPYDPQTGRSEPNFAYGYVSEAVEVEVDLETGQISLVSVHCADDVGRAVNPVQVQGQVEGAVVQAMGYAILEELVVKDGRILNPTLSTYLIPTVLDVPERVESIILEYPDPLGPWGARGMGEMPYLPLAAAVAAAVKDATGIWFDEIPLTPQRVVQRLREHGLGADL; translated from the coding sequence ATGACCGAAGGCGAGAAGCTTGCGGTAGTCGGCCAGAGTGTGGTACGTACCGACGCCCTTGGCAAGGTGACGGGAGATGCGCTGTATCCGGGCGACATCAATATGCCCGGTCAATTGTACATGAAGATCCGTTTCTCCGATCGCGCCCATGCCCGTATCACCCGCCTTGATACCTCGGCCGCTGAACAATATCCGGGCGTTGTGGCGGTTCTAACGGCCAAAGACGTGCCGGTCAATGAATATGGGCTAATCATGCCGGACCAGCCTGTGCTGTGCGGACCTGGCGGGACGCGGCCTGACGCGGATATTGTCCGCTGTTATATGGACAACATTGCCCTGGTGATTGCAGAGACTGAAGAGGCAGCGGCCACGGCGCGCGATTTGATTGAAATCACGTATGAGGATTTGCCGGTCGTCACCGACCCTTTTGCTGCTATGCGCGACGATGCGCCGCGTTTGCATGCCAATACGCCGAACAACATCCTGACGCACTATCGCATTCGCAAAGGTGATATGCAGGCAGGGTGGGCCGCCGCTGAGGTGATCGTTGAGGGAACATACCGAACAAGCTGGCAGGAACACGCCTACCTGCAGCCGGAAGCAGGGCTGGGCTACATCGACGAGCAAGGGCGTGTGACCGTAGTGGTGGCGGGCCAGTGGACACATGAGGATCGCGAGCAGATCGCCCATGCGCTTGGTCTGCCGGAGGAATCGGTGCGCGTGGTTTATCCGGCCATCGGTGGTGCTTTCGGTGGACGCGAGGATATGTCGGTTCAGATTGTGCTGGCGCTCGCGGCATACAAACTGCGCCGGCCGGTCAAAATCATCTGGAGCCGGGAAGAGTCTATACTGGGCCATCACAAGCGACACCCGGTTACTATCAAGACGCGCTGGGGAGCTACCCGCGAGGGGAAGATCGTCGCGGTAGAGGCTGAGGTTGTGGGGGATGCCGGGGCGTATGCCTATACCTCGACTAAGGTGCTGGGAAATACCAATCTAATGGTCACCGGCCCTTATGAAATTCCCAATGCCCATATCGACACCTACGCTGTCTACACCAATAACATCCCGACGGGCGCTTTTCGCGGGTTTGGCGGGCCACAGGGTGCCTTTGCCGCCGAGATGCAGATGAACAAACTGGCGGAAGCACTCGGCATGGATCCGGTGACGCTGCGCCAGAAGAATGTCTTACGGGAAGGAAGTCTGCTTACCGTAGGTACGCCGGTGCCTAAAGGAGTCTCCATTGAGGCCGTGCTCACGGCATGCGCAGAGCGCAGCTTCTGGCGGCAGGATGGCGATCGGTGGCAGCACCAACCAGTGGAACAGCCGGCTGATCCCGCTAGAAGGCGAGGGCGTGGTATTGCCTGCGCCTTTAAGAATGTGGGATTTAGCTTTGGCGCGCCGGAAGCATGCTGGGCAATCATCGAGCTTCGGGGTGACACCGAGATCGAGGAAGTCATTCTCTATCACGCGGCGGCGGAAGTCGGACAGGGCGTGCACACCGTCATGCAACAGATGGCTGCGGAGGCGGTCGGTGTGTCGCTGGAGAAGGTTCGCCTGGTGGCGTCTGATACCAGTTCCACCCGCAATTCGGGCAGCGTATCGGCTTCGCGCATGACCTTCATGTCCGGCAATGCGATTCGTGGGGCAGCGGAAGAAGCGCTCAAACAATGGCAGGCGGAGGAACGGCCGGCGGTTGGTACGTATGTCTACCGGCCACCCAGGACCACACCCTATGATCCCCAGACTGGTCGCAGCGAACCCAATTTCGCCTATGGCTATGTCAGCGAGGCGGTTGAGGTTGAAGTCGACCTGGAAACTGGCCAGATTTCCCTGGTTAGTGTTCACTGCGCTGATGATGTCGGGCGCGCCGTGAACCCTGTGCAGGTGCAGGGACAGGTTGAGGGAGCCGTCGTACAGGCGATGGGGTATGCCATCCTGGAAGAACTCGTGGTCAAGGATGGCCGGATTTTGAACCCGACTCTGTCCACTTACCTGATCCCGACGGTTCTGGATGTGCCGGAGCGCGTGGAGTCGATCATTCTGGAATACCCGGATCCCCTTGGGCCATGGGGAGCACGGGGGATGGGCGAGATGCCGTACCTGCCACTGGCGGCGGCGGTAGCCGCGGCAGTGAAAGACGCTACTGGTATCTGGTTCGATGAGATTCCGCTGACTCCTCAGCGGGTTGTTCAACGGCTGCGGGAGCATGGCCTTGGCGCCGATCTTTAG
- a CDS encoding DUF2905 domain-containing protein, protein MESLGRALLGLGIVLAITGGVLLLLSRLPFLGNLGHLPGDIRIEGQGFSCFIPLTSMLLISAILTVLLNVILRILRR, encoded by the coding sequence ATGGAAAGTCTCGGTCGTGCCCTGCTGGGGCTGGGAATTGTGCTGGCAATCACGGGAGGCGTGCTGCTCCTGCTCAGCCGCCTGCCGTTTCTGGGCAATCTTGGCCATCTTCCAGGCGATATCCGTATCGAAGGCCAGGGCTTTTCCTGCTTCATCCCGCTGACCAGTATGCTGCTGATCAGTGCAATATTGACAGTTCTGCTGAATGTGATCCTGCGAATACTCAGGCGTTGA
- a CDS encoding EF2563 family selenium-dependent molybdenum hydroxylase system protein yields MALAPIFRQVRIVVRGGGDLGSGVVYRLQRAGFPVAVLELAQPLFVRRGVAYGAAVYEGSVTVDGITARLVDRIEAAGDVWMAGEVPVLIDPAGAPLAEWQPTVIVDARMAKRPLDTRLDEAPLVVALGPGFEAGVHCHAVVETNRGHYLGRVYWQGHAEPDTGIPGQMNGVAALRVLRAPEDGFVRPLRSIGDTVRAGDIVAEVNGQPVTAKFDGVVRGLIHPTVAVSAGLKIGDIDPRAKVDHCFTISEKSLAVGGGVLEAVLVSPAVRHRLGLLPGVANAT; encoded by the coding sequence ATGGCCTTGGCGCCGATCTTTAGGCAGGTGCGGATAGTCGTCCGCGGCGGCGGGGACCTCGGTTCCGGAGTTGTCTACCGGCTGCAGCGGGCCGGGTTTCCGGTTGCGGTGCTGGAACTGGCGCAACCCCTGTTTGTCCGGCGTGGGGTGGCCTATGGTGCGGCGGTCTACGAAGGCTCCGTCACCGTTGACGGCATAACGGCCCGGCTGGTGGACCGAATAGAAGCAGCCGGCGATGTCTGGATGGCTGGCGAGGTGCCTGTTCTGATTGATCCAGCAGGAGCTCCGCTGGCCGAATGGCAGCCAACGGTGATCGTCGACGCCCGTATGGCCAAGCGTCCGCTTGATACACGACTGGATGAGGCTCCGCTGGTCGTGGCGCTTGGGCCGGGCTTTGAAGCAGGTGTTCACTGCCATGCAGTTGTGGAGACTAACCGGGGGCACTACCTGGGCAGGGTCTACTGGCAGGGACATGCAGAGCCAGATACCGGTATCCCCGGGCAGATGAATGGCGTAGCGGCGCTGCGAGTGCTACGAGCGCCGGAGGATGGGTTTGTGCGTCCGCTGCGGTCTATTGGTGATACTGTTCGTGCAGGCGATATTGTCGCCGAGGTAAATGGCCAGCCAGTCACCGCCAAGTTTGATGGGGTGGTACGCGGCCTGATTCACCCAACCGTGGCAGTATCCGCCGGGCTGAAGATTGGCGATATCGATCCGCGGGCGAAGGTCGATCATTGCTTCACCATTTCGGAGAAATCGCTGGCTGTAGGCGGTGGGGTTCTGGAAGCGGTGCTCGTTTCGCCTGCTGTTCGCCACCGTCTGGGATTACTGCCGGGAGTGGCGAATGCGACTTAA
- a CDS encoding purine-nucleoside phosphorylase, producing the protein MTVPPQSEFTIADYDRTAAFITARTTHRPSVAIILGSGLGALADSVTNAASIPYAELPNWPHSTVAGHSGQLVIGHLEGHTVMVMQGRSHFYEGQGMARVTYPIRVMQRLGIRALIVTNAAGGLDPAYRPGDLMLIKDHINIPGLAGHNPLLGPNSDELGPRFPSLTNAYNRDLRRLARAVANDLNLLLHEGVYVYLSGPAFETPAEIRMLRTLGAHAVGMSTVPEVVVANHAGMRVLGISGISNSAIDDPDADLQPNHDEVLEAGKTIAPKLTALVRGVLRRLEA; encoded by the coding sequence ATGACGGTCCCCCCACAATCAGAATTTACTATCGCGGATTATGACCGCACTGCTGCCTTTATCACTGCCAGGACTACACATCGTCCCTCTGTCGCCATCATCCTTGGCTCCGGCCTCGGCGCTCTGGCCGACAGCGTAACCAATGCCGCCAGTATCCCCTACGCGGAACTTCCCAACTGGCCTCATTCCACTGTCGCAGGTCACAGCGGGCAGCTGGTAATCGGCCACCTAGAAGGCCACACAGTCATGGTGATGCAGGGGCGTAGCCATTTCTACGAAGGCCAGGGTATGGCGCGGGTAACTTACCCCATCCGCGTCATGCAGCGCCTGGGTATTCGTGCGCTCATCGTGACCAATGCTGCTGGAGGGCTTGATCCAGCTTACCGGCCCGGCGATCTGATGCTGATCAAGGATCACATCAATATACCCGGCCTGGCTGGCCACAACCCGCTGCTAGGACCCAATAGTGATGAGCTTGGCCCGCGCTTCCCCAGCCTAACCAACGCCTACAACCGCGATCTGCGACGGCTGGCGCGCGCAGTAGCGAACGACCTCAACCTGCTCCTGCATGAAGGCGTGTATGTCTACCTGTCAGGCCCGGCATTTGAGACGCCCGCAGAGATTCGTATGCTGCGCACGCTGGGCGCTCATGCCGTCGGCATGTCCACTGTTCCAGAAGTCGTTGTCGCCAACCATGCCGGTATGCGCGTCTTGGGCATCTCCGGCATTTCCAACAGCGCCATCGATGATCCCGATGCAGATTTGCAACCTAACCATGATGAAGTCTTGGAAGCCGGTAAGACTATCGCCCCCAAACTAACCGCGCTGGTTCGAGGTGTGCTCAGGCGTCTGGAGGCATAA
- the queA gene encoding tRNA preQ1(34) S-adenosylmethionine ribosyltransferase-isomerase QueA, translating into MRLSDFDYELPPELIAQTPIEPRDASRLLVVPRDGGPIEHRRFADLGEYLRPGDLLVFNQTRVIPARLKGHKHPSGGAVELLLLRQIDSHTWAVLAGGKNIREGTRIRLEKEGVQVDAEVIRVLEGAERLVRFERPINHDLSELGETPLPPYIHEPLADPERYQTIYARHEGSAAAPTAGLHFTADLLLALKEMGVEFAYCTLNIGLGTFQPVKEDEIANHRMHSEWASLSAADAQRINEARLSGRRVIAVGTTVVRTLESAAILSAGGDPATGQMPPDDYCPWRPVIAFDGETRLFIRPGYRFRVIDGLITNFHLPRSTLLMLVSAFLDRERTLEAYAIARDNRYRFYSFGDAMLIL; encoded by the coding sequence ATGAGACTCAGCGATTTCGACTACGAACTGCCCCCTGAACTCATTGCACAGACGCCCATCGAGCCGCGGGATGCTTCCCGTTTGCTGGTAGTGCCCAGGGACGGCGGCCCAATAGAACACCGGCGGTTTGCCGATCTGGGGGAGTACCTGCGTCCCGGCGATCTGCTGGTCTTCAACCAGACTCGCGTTATTCCTGCCCGCCTGAAAGGACACAAACATCCCAGCGGCGGAGCCGTGGAGCTACTGCTTCTCCGCCAGATTGACAGTCATACCTGGGCTGTACTCGCTGGCGGCAAGAACATCAGGGAAGGGACACGTATCCGCCTGGAGAAGGAGGGTGTGCAGGTAGACGCTGAGGTGATTCGCGTTCTGGAGGGGGCGGAACGGTTAGTGCGCTTTGAGCGCCCGATCAACCACGATCTCAGCGAACTGGGTGAGACTCCCCTGCCTCCTTACATCCACGAGCCACTGGCCGATCCTGAGCGCTACCAGACCATCTATGCGCGCCACGAGGGGTCAGCAGCTGCGCCAACAGCCGGGTTGCACTTCACAGCCGATCTGCTTCTGGCGCTCAAGGAGATGGGTGTGGAGTTCGCTTATTGCACGCTCAACATTGGCCTGGGAACCTTCCAGCCAGTCAAGGAAGATGAGATCGCCAATCACAGGATGCACAGCGAGTGGGCGTCACTGTCCGCGGCAGATGCCCAGCGCATCAACGAAGCCCGGCTTTCCGGAAGGCGAGTGATTGCCGTCGGGACTACTGTCGTCCGCACGCTGGAAAGCGCGGCCATCCTCAGCGCCGGTGGTGACCCGGCCACCGGTCAGATGCCCCCTGATGATTACTGTCCCTGGCGGCCTGTCATCGCCTTTGACGGGGAAACCCGCCTGTTCATTCGTCCGGGCTACCGATTCCGCGTGATCGACGGCCTGATCACCAACTTCCATCTGCCTCGTTCAACCCTGCTGATGCTGGTCAGCGCTTTCCTGGACCGCGAGCGTACGCTGGAAGCATACGCGATTGCCAGAGACAATCGCTATCGGTTCTACAGCTTCGGGGATGCCATGCTGATTCTGTAG
- the upp gene encoding uracil phosphoribosyltransferase, whose protein sequence is MQTRLTRHQVKEYSVTHPQVFVSDHPLVKHKLTLLRDERTDHRKFRELVREIAIMLCYEATRDLTLVTRTVRTPLAETTGFSVQEDVGLVPILRAGLGMVDGVWEMVPGAQVWHLGIYRDEKTLRPVEYYNRLPVEPTVQLCLVLDPMLATGGSASAAVDVLKNWGVRRIKFVGLIAAPEGIAHLSGRHPDVPIHVAAVDDHLNEVGFIVPGLGDAGDRQFGTA, encoded by the coding sequence ATGCAGACCCGGCTAACCCGCCATCAGGTGAAGGAGTACTCCGTGACACACCCGCAGGTATTTGTTTCCGATCATCCTCTGGTCAAGCACAAACTGACTTTGCTACGGGATGAGCGTACAGATCACCGCAAATTCCGCGAGTTGGTTCGCGAGATCGCTATTATGCTCTGCTACGAAGCAACGCGCGATCTCACGCTGGTGACAAGAACAGTCCGGACACCGCTGGCGGAGACCACAGGGTTTTCCGTGCAGGAAGATGTTGGCCTGGTACCGATCCTGCGGGCTGGCCTGGGCATGGTGGATGGCGTGTGGGAGATGGTTCCGGGCGCTCAGGTATGGCACCTGGGTATTTATCGCGATGAGAAGACCCTGCGTCCTGTTGAGTATTACAACAGGCTCCCAGTTGAGCCAACTGTGCAGCTTTGCCTTGTTCTTGATCCGATGCTGGCGACCGGTGGATCAGCTTCAGCGGCGGTTGATGTGCTGAAGAACTGGGGGGTGCGGCGCATTAAGTTTGTGGGGCTGATTGCCGCGCCGGAGGGGATTGCCCATCTTTCAGGTCGACATCCGGATGTCCCGATCCATGTGGCTGCCGTGGATGATCATCTCAATGAGGTGGGCTTCATTGTGCCGGGTCTTGGCGACGCCGGTGACCGCCAATTTGGAACGGCCTGA